Genomic DNA from Brassica rapa cultivar Chiifu-401-42 chromosome A04, CAAS_Brap_v3.01, whole genome shotgun sequence:
TGGCGGTGTTCATGGTGTAAGCACCACCAGCCTTGACCTTGCCACAATCCTTGCACCCCCAGATACCAACTGCCTTTCGCTTCACTCCGTACTGCACCAAAACCAAACATCACAATTAAACCAACATTTTCAATCTAATTTTAATCAAACCGGATTGAGATTAAgcataaccaaaaaataaaaaaaggtggATAATGAATTGGTACCTTGCCGCAGAACTCACAGAAGTACTTGCTGTGCTGGCTGACCTCCATCTTCTTAATCTGCTTCCTGATACTCGCTCCATATCGAGTTCcttaataaatacaaaaagtTTCAAATAAATCGAGCTGTAAAGACTAAATCTAACATTACATTTCAGCATGTAAAGAAACGCATCTAAACTATTCCATGTTTCATTCATTTCGATCTTCAATTAGATAATAAACGTTCTACGGCTTTAATCATATTAAACGAAACCAATGACGAGTTGATATAGATGAGAAAGAAACTACAGGAAGAGAAGAATCCTTACCGTACTTGCCGACGATTCCAACCTTCTTCGTTCTCTTCGCCTGTTCAAGCCCAGAAACACAAGAAATAGAGTCAGATCTCCGTAAGAATATGCTAATGACATCATAAACAACGCGTTAAGAGGAGAGATGTTTTCACCATTTCGAAACCGAGGAAGACGAGAGCACCACCGCAGGATATGTGAAAAACCTTAGAGAGGGCTGCTACTCACAGCTAAAACCGTTTTATATATACCAATGATACTAGGGCATCTACTGTAATATGGGCCTAATAAAGTAGGCCCATTAAATATGGGCTTTTCATATCTCTTTAAATTCTAAAAGGATGGGCCAGTAAATTTCTTCTTTTCTTAACTCTCCTCCTTTAACAAACAAGCAATAcagtaaaacatatttttaccgtcatgtaaaaaaagaaaaaaatataaagagatGAGGAAAGGGTGGTGACGTGGCACAATACCACTGAGCATGTGTATCTAACAACCCTAGACCTAAACGCAccgaactctctctctctctctctcccaaaaCCTCCAAGTCCAAAGTATCCGAATCGgtgttctttctttctttccatCTCTTCCACTTCACATATGGTAAGTCATTTCTCTCTTTAAGAATCATGATCCGTTAATTCATTTATCGTTATCACTAGATAATGCCACGTGGTAAATTTCTGAGCTTTACTAACTTCACAAGTACTCGACAGCTACTTTCTCTCTTCTGTAATTGAATTCCTGAACCCTTTGAGTTTCAACTCTAGTTTCACTAGCTATGTTCTATAATAAGCTTAGATTCGAACTTATTTATTACATGTTTTGTTCTGGGTCAGGAGTTGATTAGAAAGATAATGGTCGTGGAGATTATGTAAAGACAGCtgtctttttttatttgtgataGCTGCAGTAGACAAAAAACTCGTTTCTCTAGCTAAGTAACTCTCAAATGGATGATGGTGGACATCGTGACAACGGTCGACACAAAGCACCTCAGGGCCAGGTATCTTTATTAATACTTcagatttaagatttttttttttgttttttttttaatggtaaTGTATCATTGAAGCAGTGGATGATGCAGCATCAGCAGCCGTCGATGAAACAAGTGATGTCGATAATAGCAGAGCGCGACACAGCGATCCAGGAGAGGAACCTAGCTGTATCTGAGAGAAAATCAGCTGTAGCTGAGCGAGACATGGCGTTTCTCCAGCGAGACACTGCCATCGCTGAGCGCAACAATGCCATCATGGAGAGAGACAGTGCTCTCACAGCGTTACAGTACCGTGACAACTCAATGGCTACTTCACGCCAGCACCAACCGCACATGCCTCATCACATGCTTCAGTTAACTGAAAATAATGCATATGAGACCAGAGAAATTGGGACATCACCACCACCTACTACTGGATCCGCCTTGGCATCTGCCAAGCCAAAACGCGGTAGAAAAGTGAAAGAACCAAAGGCAGCTGCTAATAAGAGAGGGCCAAAGAATCAGAGGAAGGTTAAGAAAGAGAACGAGGACGACTTAAGCAAGATAATGTCCCTTGACTacagcgaagaagaagaagcaacagGATCTAAATCGGATTGGAAAAGTGAAGAGATGATGGTGCGGCTTAACCAGGTTGTTTACGACGAGACAACAATGCCACCACCTGTCTGCTCATGCACAGGAGTTCTCAGACAGTGCTACAAATGGGGAAACGGAGGTTGGCAGTCATCGTGTTGCACAACCACACTGTCAATGCATCCGTTACCAGCTCTGCCCAACAAAAAGCATGCCAGAGTTGGTGGAAGGAAGATGAGTGGGAGCGCCTTCAATAAGCTTCTAAGCCGGCTTGCTGCGGAAGGGCACCATGATCTCTCAAGCCCTGTTGATCTGAAGGACCGTTGGGCAAAGCACGGTACCAACCGTTATATTACGATCAAATGATGTGTTGTATTTAGGTGTCAGTTGTTTTATGACACCACCTCTGATCTTTAAATTATATGTACTAAACAAACTCAAGAGGAAAAGAATTGTAATGTggattgtatttatatattaagaaaagtaACCTTAGTAATGATGTTAAAATGCTCAAATCTACTATCTActtaacttttaaccaatgtCATTACGGTGTTGTGTAATATGGTAGATGAGGTAACTAAACAGCTTTGCTAGAGTGATGATGGTACATCACCTGAAGCTCAACAAACAAGCAGAACACATATCTAGTTATTATAACGATTTATGACATGAACATTTTAGGAAGGTTTTgctattataataaataaaatagagaaactccTTTTTAACAGATTAGTTTGTTGAgcacttgaaaaaaaaaaagagagagacgaAGAGACAGAACCGTCCAAAAGATGGTTCCATACATTTTTTTGATGCCTAAGTAAATTTATCTAAAATCTTAGACCGGTTAGGTGCAGGAGGTTTGAAATCTTCAATCCTCAGACCTGAGCTCTTGTGAATCTCAACAAAAGCTTCTTCTCCTGCTTCTGACTTTATTGTCTCCAAAACACTCCCAAGAACATCACCTCCTAACCCAAACTCCATCAGACTTCCTGGTTCTTCTCCTCCTTCACGTATTAACCGACCAATCTCTGCCAATGTCACTACTTTCTCTGTCACACTTTTACCAAAGATTTTTCCTAGAAACTCTGCTGCTTTCGGAGCATCATTCACAGCATCCTCCAGGGTTGTCAAAACAGTTTCAAACCTGTCATCATCAAAAGAGCCAACAGGTTTTTTTAAGGAAGAAAAAGACGTGTGATCATCAAAGTGAGATTTCTTTTACTTACCCTTTCACTAGTTGGGCTTCGGTTAAGACGTTGTCAGCAGATTTCACAAGGTTAACAAGGAGCTTTGCCAAGAGATCTCTTTCTTTGTCTTTTCTCTCGAAAGAATCAGTAACCCACAGAGAAATCATTGTTGGGTGGAAAGCTGGTGAATTTATGTCTTTCATGCATAAACCAATCTCCTTCTCATCTCGGGCACTGCACAAGAACACACAGTAATTGAAACTCACCAAAGTACCTTTTCTGAAAATAGGTGAGTACAATAGGCACAAAGAACAGACAGAAACTAACAACAACACTATAATCAGTTAATAAAACTCACATGTGGTAGAAAACTAAACAGCACTCACTTACCAGTCAGTTTATTAACATATTCATCAgatataatctattaaaatcAAGGAACAATGACCATCTTTCGTATTTTTTACCGTCTTTGCATAAAGGAACCAATCCTAGTTTACCTACTTCAAGAATCAATTGTAATCTTAACTGTAAATGAATAAACCTTAATTGATGCAAATTGTCTCTGCGGAGGTTTTTCACAAGAGTGATATGCTCAGTGTAGCAGTATGCAATGACTAACAGATGAACAAAACAAATGACCAGATAGGAAGGATAAATATAGTACCTGTAATATTCCTTAATGGCAGACAAGGACATATCTTGTAACCGTTCCTCGGACAACAAATTTTCTCGAGGGCTGTTTACTGCTGACGATGGTCCTTGCGGTACTTGCCTAGCAGATGACACTTCTGATGACGGCTCAGAAGCACGAGAAAACTCCCTGTGAACATAAGTTGATCCCCGCTCTTGAGGACTTGACCGTCCGTGAGTAACAGGACTTGCAGGTCTTTGTGAGCCAACACCATTCAAACCTCCAGCTGGTCGCCTAGGATCAGACTGCAGAGTATTTGACAATACTGCAGGCTTTCTAAACGACATTCCTTGACCAAGACCACCTTGAGGGCCCAAGGTAATAGGCTCCTCACCTACTGACCTTTGAGACATTGGAACCATCCTAGGCTCATAGGCGGGAGCTGACCTTTCATCAAATCTAATGTCCTGGTTATTATTATAGCCACGACCTTGGGATGGTCCATGATAACCACCCATTTGGGCACTCGGAGGTGACAGCATTCCTCCTCCTCCCCTAGGACTATACTCCATATGCCCTCTTCTTCCTGACACATTCATTGAGGGTCCACGTGAAAGCCTCTTAGCTTGAGTTTGGCGTTCTTGTGCAGCATCTCTGTGCACTTCCTCTATTTTCTTTGGCCCTTCAACCTTCATTCTCTCCTGCCATTTGTTCTTTCTCAGATCGATGGCATTAATTAACATGAACCTCACCCTAGAAGACAATTCTTCTTTGCCTGATAGCATCTTCATTCTGTCAAAATATGCATCTATATGGACCTTAGCTTTGCTATGATCGATCATAACTCCTATCGTACTCATTAGTTTACACAGAGCTTCAATGTTCTCTTCATGTGGATCCTGATCATACCCGAGCAATTTTTGGATGCATGCGTGCATGATCTTCTCAGTCAACATCCTTTTCTTGTATAACTCACCAATAAGTCTAATATTACCGAGCATTCTCCTCCGCACTTTGAGTCTCTTCTCTTCCCTCTCCTCCTCAGTTTGTTCTACTTGTCCTTCTTCGGCAACTCTACtggcttcttcctcttctttctctcctctTTCAAATTCCTCCTGACACTTATTGAGTAGCAATCTTTTGAAGGTAACCTTCTCACCGTCCTCATTTAATTCAGGTAACGCCCCAGACAGATGTACACAGAAATCTGCATACATCTCACAGAAGGTAGGCTCCATCAAAGCTTTGTCAAATATCTGTGAGATAACACCAGTAAGCGTAACAACGTTGTCAATATTGACATTTTTAACTTGCTCAAACAGCTTCTCAAAGTTTTGTGGAGTCAGCTTGTTCAAGATGCCCTTTAACTGCCTTTGCTTTGCCTGTTCTTCATCTGTAACAGTACCAACTTGGTATTTTCTCTCAGCTCTGTGCATCACCTGCATAGGAGTATGCGGAGAAGGAAAAAGTCCTTTCTGTTGGAAATTTGAACCTCGTTGCCACCTGTCTAAGTCGTTGTTTCTGCCCATTCCTCCCATCTGACCCACAGGTTGCATCGGTCTAGACATAATCGGTCCCTGCTGCATACGAGGGTTTCTTAGAACTCCTGAGTTTCCTCCTTGGCCAGTTCGGAAACCTGCGTTACCTCCATGTCCTGAGGGAAGAGAACCCTGATTCTTCGCCCACCTATCATCAATCATATTGCTGGGACGTCGACCACTACTACCTTGCCGATCCATAACCTTTCCATGTTCATGATGAGGCGCACCCGTATTAACAAAGATCAAGGCGTTAGCAATATCAGGCGAAACGTCAAAGCCCTCAGGAAGAGCAGTAAACATGTCTGCAAACTTAAGGAGGAAATCGCGGGAGTATTTCTTTTCCGTATTACTGCAGCCGTCTCTGACCTCATCTGCGGAACCTGGCTTTCCCTGCACACTTTCCAGCTTTGGTGTGGAAACATCAGCTGCATCTTCCCAGTTTTCCGGTTCATTTTTCACCGGTTCAGCATCCATGGTGGCCTCAACAACATCCTGAGGTATGGCAGGTGCCAGCTTCTCGTTTGAAACGTCAGAGCTCTCCGAAGGCATTGCAATCTCTTTCTTCTCCTCAGGCCCTTTATAAGCCATATAGAGATCAGCAGTTGTCCCCGCAGCATCTGCTTTCTGataaatttcttttattttcttccttCCTTTGGTAGACGTAGTTCTTCTTATGTTCGATTCAAAAGCAGGTTTATCCTTGGAAAGAGAAGCTGGGGCAGATGTCAAACTATTACTAGAATGTCCAACAGGAACCGTAGATGACTGAGTATGAGTAGAATGTGGAAGCTCGGAGTTTGTATCATCTGCAACTTTAGCTACTTTCTCAGAGTCGGAACTTATGTCTGTGGCACCATCCACCTCATTATGCGCCTTCTCAAGCACGCCTGATACTGTTTCGAGTTTCTCATCAGAAATTACAGACTCTTCAACTTGCTTTCCTGAAATAGTCCGCTCATCACAGTTTAGGTCTTCCGCAGTTTTGTCAATTTTTGTATCTGGTGCGTCAGAAGCTGGAACGTT
This window encodes:
- the LOC103862898 gene encoding protein BASIC PENTACYSTEINE6 isoform X1; amino-acid sequence: MDDGGHRDNGRHKAPQGQQWMMQHQQPSMKQVMSIIAERDTAIQERNLAVSERKSAVAERDMAFLQRDTAIAERNNAIMERDSALTALQYRDNSMATSRQHQPHMPHHMLQLTENNAYETREIGTSPPPTTGSALASAKPKRGRKVKEPKAAANKRGPKNQRKVKKENEDDLSKIMSLDYSEEEEATGSKSDWKSEEMMVRLNQVVYDETTMPPPVCSCTGVLRQCYKWGNGGWQSSCCTTTLSMHPLPALPNKKHARVGGRKMSGSAFNKLLSRLAAEGHHDLSSPVDLKDRWAKHGTNRYITIK
- the LOC103862898 gene encoding protein BASIC PENTACYSTEINE6 isoform X2: MDDGGHRDNGRHKAPQGQWMMQHQQPSMKQVMSIIAERDTAIQERNLAVSERKSAVAERDMAFLQRDTAIAERNNAIMERDSALTALQYRDNSMATSRQHQPHMPHHMLQLTENNAYETREIGTSPPPTTGSALASAKPKRGRKVKEPKAAANKRGPKNQRKVKKENEDDLSKIMSLDYSEEEEATGSKSDWKSEEMMVRLNQVVYDETTMPPPVCSCTGVLRQCYKWGNGGWQSSCCTTTLSMHPLPALPNKKHARVGGRKMSGSAFNKLLSRLAAEGHHDLSSPVDLKDRWAKHGTNRYITIK
- the LOC103862897 gene encoding 60S ribosomal protein L37a, translated to MAKRTKKVGIVGKYGTRYGASIRKQIKKMEVSQHSKYFCEFCGKYGVKRKAVGIWGCKDCGKVKAGGAYTMNTASAVTVRSTIRRLREQIEG
- the LOC103862900 gene encoding eukaryotic translation initiation factor 4G isoform X2, whose product is MSYNQPRPSDNQQYRRTGRSAGYQQQQQQQQPHRSSAAGYGRGAGAGAGPAPASSATVDPSNRSFKKAQGGGQQHQHQPRVNLPPVNHHSNNHNGPPNVQSRSQGASGEPVIGGPGNSISGAIPKAPTSQSPAVNSKSNEAQNTAKLSGDPSKAFAFQFGSLGPDLMKIPARTSSAPPNMDEQKRAQMQQASLKAAPNVPVSVPKNNSPNKAADNQVMRKEGRNPSSDKADVQVHHMSPLSQTHKSPITHIRMPSVQTPYQQHPQVPHPVHFGAPPNMHMQPPNVAPTSFQMPMPMGLPMGNTPQIQQQVFFQGLPSHPMHHQGMMHQAQGHGFAAPMGAQIHPQMGHVGVGMSPQYPQQQGGKYGGGRKTTPVKITHPDTHEELRLGGRGDPHQDGQPQGPKSHPNTPPRSHPVSAFAPRPLNVIQTSFNTSPMIYPPASVPFNSGPMSSAQAPRFQFPVVDGSQRVQFTNQSAHTAPHVSSDSSSVKAHVTSSAFPAPGRVTVKQAATSEKLESPKARSHEETNVALSQKKAETGLLDSLQQPKPGSVSALSNSSAPPAKAPVETVTVATTTIGSVQIVNESSSVEDQTQTCKVEPSHNATEVHGQTPVSDLETKAIAAKENSRLPATNGLEKQNVPASDAPDTKIDKTAEDLNCDERTISGKQVEESVISDEKLETVSGVLEKAHNEVDGATDISSDSEKVAKVADDTNSELPHSTHTQSSTVPVGHSSNSLTSAPASLSKDKPAFESNIRRTTSTKGRKKIKEIYQKADAAGTTADLYMAYKGPEEKKEIAMPSESSDVSNEKLAPAIPQDVVEATMDAEPVKNEPENWEDAADVSTPKLESVQGKPGSADEVRDGCSNTEKKYSRDFLLKFADMFTALPEGFDVSPDIANALIFVNTGAPHHEHGKVMDRQGSSGRRPSNMIDDRWAKNQGSLPSGHGGNAGFRTGQGGNSGVLRNPRMQQGPIMSRPMQPVGQMGGMGRNNDLDRWQRGSNFQQKGLFPSPHTPMQVMHRAERKYQVGTVTDEEQAKQRQLKGILNKLTPQNFEKLFEQVKNVNIDNVVTLTGVISQIFDKALMEPTFCEMYADFCVHLSGALPELNEDGEKVTFKRLLLNKCQEEFERGEKEEEEASRVAEEGQVEQTEEEREEKRLKVRRRMLGNIRLIGELYKKRMLTEKIMHACIQKLLGYDQDPHEENIEALCKLMSTIGVMIDHSKAKVHIDAYFDRMKMLSGKEELSSRVRFMLINAIDLRKNKWQERMKVEGPKKIEEVHRDAAQERQTQAKRLSRGPSMNVSGRRGHMEYSPRGGGGMLSPPSAQMGGYHGPSQGRGYNNNQDIRFDERSAPAYEPRMVPMSQRSVGEEPITLGPQGGLGQGMSFRKPAVLSNTLQSDPRRPAGGLNGVGSQRPASPVTHGRSSPQERGSTYVHREFSRASEPSSEVSSARQVPQGPSSAVNSPRENLLSEERLQDMSLSAIKEYYSARDEKEIGLCMKDINSPAFHPTMISLWVTDSFERKDKERDLLAKLLVNLVKSADNVLTEAQLVKGFETVLTTLEDAVNDAPKAAEFLGKIFGKSVTEKVVTLAEIGRLIREGGEEPGSLMEFGLGGDVLGSVLETIKSEAGEEAFVEIHKSSGLRIEDFKPPAPNRSKILDKFT
- the LOC103862898 gene encoding protein BASIC PENTACYSTEINE6 isoform X3; the encoded protein is MDDGGHRDNGRHKAPQGQHQQPSMKQVMSIIAERDTAIQERNLAVSERKSAVAERDMAFLQRDTAIAERNNAIMERDSALTALQYRDNSMATSRQHQPHMPHHMLQLTENNAYETREIGTSPPPTTGSALASAKPKRGRKVKEPKAAANKRGPKNQRKVKKENEDDLSKIMSLDYSEEEEATGSKSDWKSEEMMVRLNQVVYDETTMPPPVCSCTGVLRQCYKWGNGGWQSSCCTTTLSMHPLPALPNKKHARVGGRKMSGSAFNKLLSRLAAEGHHDLSSPVDLKDRWAKHGTNRYITIK
- the LOC103862900 gene encoding eukaryotic translation initiation factor 4G isoform X1, which produces MSYNQPRPSDNQQYRRTGRSAGYQQQQQQQQPHRSSAAGYGRGAGAGAGPAPASSATVDPSNRSFKKAQGGGQQHQHQPRVNLPPVNHHSNNHNGPPNVQSRSQGASGEPVIGGPGNSISGAIPKAPTSQSPAVNSKSNEAQNTAKPVSGDPSKAFAFQFGSLGPDLMKIPARTSSAPPNMDEQKRAQMQQASLKAAPNVPVSVPKNNSPNKAADNQVMRKEGRNPSSDKADVQVHHMSPLSQTHKSPITHIRMPSVQTPYQQHPQVPHPVHFGAPPNMHMQPPNVAPTSFQMPMPMGLPMGNTPQIQQQVFFQGLPSHPMHHQGMMHQAQGHGFAAPMGAQIHPQMGHVGVGMSPQYPQQQGGKYGGGRKTTPVKITHPDTHEELRLGGRGDPHQDGQPQGPKSHPNTPPRSHPVSAFAPRPLNVIQTSFNTSPMIYPPASVPFNSGPMSSAQAPRFQFPVVDGSQRVQFTNQSAHTAPHVSSDSSSVKAHVTSSAFPAPGRVTVKQAATSEKLESPKARSHEETNVALSQKKAETGLLDSLQQPKPGSVSALSNSSAPPAKAPVETVTVATTTIGSVQIVNESSSVEDQTQTCKVEPSHNATEVHGQTPVSDLETKAIAAKENSRLPATNGLEKQNVPASDAPDTKIDKTAEDLNCDERTISGKQVEESVISDEKLETVSGVLEKAHNEVDGATDISSDSEKVAKVADDTNSELPHSTHTQSSTVPVGHSSNSLTSAPASLSKDKPAFESNIRRTTSTKGRKKIKEIYQKADAAGTTADLYMAYKGPEEKKEIAMPSESSDVSNEKLAPAIPQDVVEATMDAEPVKNEPENWEDAADVSTPKLESVQGKPGSADEVRDGCSNTEKKYSRDFLLKFADMFTALPEGFDVSPDIANALIFVNTGAPHHEHGKVMDRQGSSGRRPSNMIDDRWAKNQGSLPSGHGGNAGFRTGQGGNSGVLRNPRMQQGPIMSRPMQPVGQMGGMGRNNDLDRWQRGSNFQQKGLFPSPHTPMQVMHRAERKYQVGTVTDEEQAKQRQLKGILNKLTPQNFEKLFEQVKNVNIDNVVTLTGVISQIFDKALMEPTFCEMYADFCVHLSGALPELNEDGEKVTFKRLLLNKCQEEFERGEKEEEEASRVAEEGQVEQTEEEREEKRLKVRRRMLGNIRLIGELYKKRMLTEKIMHACIQKLLGYDQDPHEENIEALCKLMSTIGVMIDHSKAKVHIDAYFDRMKMLSGKEELSSRVRFMLINAIDLRKNKWQERMKVEGPKKIEEVHRDAAQERQTQAKRLSRGPSMNVSGRRGHMEYSPRGGGGMLSPPSAQMGGYHGPSQGRGYNNNQDIRFDERSAPAYEPRMVPMSQRSVGEEPITLGPQGGLGQGMSFRKPAVLSNTLQSDPRRPAGGLNGVGSQRPASPVTHGRSSPQERGSTYVHREFSRASEPSSEVSSARQVPQGPSSAVNSPRENLLSEERLQDMSLSAIKEYYSARDEKEIGLCMKDINSPAFHPTMISLWVTDSFERKDKERDLLAKLLVNLVKSADNVLTEAQLVKGFETVLTTLEDAVNDAPKAAEFLGKIFGKSVTEKVVTLAEIGRLIREGGEEPGSLMEFGLGGDVLGSVLETIKSEAGEEAFVEIHKSSGLRIEDFKPPAPNRSKILDKFT